A stretch of Metabacillus sp. FJAT-52054 DNA encodes these proteins:
- a CDS encoding excisionase family DNA-binding protein, whose product MYLTIKETAEYLSLPETYIEALVHQNKIRYVYDGQVYMINKEQFNGHLDQLEKAKKQLEEWRNEPIPEDPDVKDED is encoded by the coding sequence TTGTATTTAACCATTAAAGAAACAGCCGAATATCTTTCCCTGCCAGAGACGTATATTGAGGCACTTGTTCATCAGAACAAAATCCGCTATGTATATGACGGACAGGTTTATATGATTAATAAAGAGCAATTTAACGGACACTTAGACCAGCTTGAGAAGGCGAAGAAGCAGCTGGAGGAGTGGAGAAACGAGCCAATTCCAGAAGATCCAGATGTGAAGGATGAGGATTGA